From a single Serratia surfactantfaciens genomic region:
- a CDS encoding oxidoreductase — protein sequence MNDNAQPLQVALIGYGFVGKAFHAPLINAVPGLELSVVASRDAAKVHADLPHARVIADPLEAIRLPEVDLVVIASPNATHAPLALAALEAGKHVVVDKPFTLDLAEARTLIAAAEKHGRLLSVFQNRRWDSDFLGVKQVIEQGLIGKVTHFESHIDRYRPEVRVRWREQNLPGSGLWFDLGPHMVDQALQLFGLPHSVQANIATLRANAQVNDWAHVVLNYPTHRVILHGSMLVAGGVSRFTVHGDKGSVVKARADGQESQLLAGVTPGSADWGKDDDAMSLFIGTEPARTLPTPDGDQRQYYFQVRDALRGTGANPVTASQALAVMAVLEAATLAAETGVTQTLPLTAAEIAAW from the coding sequence ATGAACGATAACGCTCAACCGTTGCAGGTGGCGCTGATTGGCTACGGCTTTGTCGGCAAGGCGTTTCACGCGCCGCTGATCAACGCCGTGCCGGGGCTGGAACTCAGCGTGGTGGCTTCGCGCGACGCCGCCAAAGTTCACGCCGACCTGCCGCATGCGCGCGTGATCGCCGATCCGCTCGAGGCGATCCGCCTGCCGGAGGTCGATCTGGTGGTGATTGCTTCGCCGAACGCCACCCATGCGCCGCTGGCGCTGGCCGCGCTGGAAGCGGGAAAGCATGTGGTGGTGGATAAGCCGTTTACGCTGGACCTGGCGGAGGCGCGCACGCTGATTGCGGCGGCGGAGAAGCACGGCCGCCTGCTGTCGGTATTCCAGAACCGCCGCTGGGACAGCGATTTCCTCGGGGTGAAACAGGTGATCGAGCAGGGGCTGATCGGCAAGGTAACGCATTTTGAGTCGCACATCGATCGCTACCGCCCAGAAGTGCGGGTGCGCTGGCGCGAACAGAACCTGCCCGGCAGCGGGCTGTGGTTCGATTTGGGGCCGCACATGGTCGATCAGGCGCTGCAGCTGTTCGGGTTGCCGCACAGCGTGCAGGCCAACATCGCCACGCTGCGCGCCAACGCGCAGGTCAATGACTGGGCCCATGTGGTGTTGAACTACCCGACGCACCGCGTGATCCTGCACGGCAGCATGCTGGTGGCGGGCGGCGTTTCACGCTTTACCGTGCACGGCGATAAGGGCAGCGTGGTCAAGGCGCGCGCCGACGGGCAGGAGAGCCAGCTGCTGGCCGGTGTGACGCCGGGCTCGGCGGACTGGGGCAAAGACGACGACGCGATGAGCCTGTTTATCGGCACGGAGCCGGCGCGCACGCTGCCGACGCCGGATGGCGATCAGCGCCAATATTACTTCCAGGTGCGCGATGCGCTGCGCGGCACCGGCGCCAACCCGGTTACCGCGTCGCAGGCGCTGGCGGTGATGGCGGTGCTCGAGGCGGCCACCCTGGCGGCGGAAACAGGCGTCACTCAAACGCTGCCGCTCACTGCGGCGGAGATCGCCGCCTGGTAA
- a CDS encoding MFS transporter, with product MLSHPSPQGVRGILAALSLSMLLSSLGISIANVGLPVLAAAFHASFQAVQWVLLCYLLAVTTCIIGIGRLGDSRNRRRLLLAGIALFTAASLACALAPQLWLLLAARIAQGLGGAVMMSIAMALAGEALGAEKIGRAMGLLGTMSAVGTALGPSLGGALIAGFGWRAMFLINLPLGLLALWLVWRCLPDGPRTTARPEPFDRAGTLLLGGALLCYSLAMTLGRGNFSALNLALMLGALLAGALFIRVERRAASPLLAPTMFRHPALTAGLAASALVMTVMTATLVVGPFYLSRALGLSAAQVGLVMSAGPAVAILTGIPAGYLVDRFGSQRIAQFGLAAVAAGAALLSLLGRWGVLGYVAPIALLTAGYALFQVANNTALMKDLFPERRGLIAGMVNLARNLGAITGASAMGALFYLASQRVAGAAAAAAYGMQVTYGAAALLALAALLIALGGRRLTLRYDAR from the coding sequence ATGTTATCCCATCCTTCGCCGCAGGGCGTCCGCGGCATACTGGCCGCACTTTCTCTGAGCATGCTGCTGTCGTCGCTCGGCATCAGCATCGCCAACGTCGGGCTGCCGGTGCTCGCCGCCGCGTTTCATGCCTCGTTCCAGGCCGTGCAGTGGGTGCTGCTCTGCTATCTGCTGGCCGTCACCACCTGCATCATCGGCATCGGCCGCTTGGGCGACAGCCGCAATCGCCGGCGCCTGCTGCTGGCGGGCATCGCGCTGTTTACCGCCGCTTCGCTGGCTTGCGCGTTGGCTCCGCAGCTTTGGCTGTTGTTGGCGGCGCGCATAGCGCAGGGGCTGGGAGGCGCTGTGATGATGTCAATCGCCATGGCGCTCGCGGGCGAGGCGCTGGGCGCGGAAAAAATCGGCCGCGCGATGGGGCTGCTCGGCACCATGTCGGCGGTGGGCACCGCGTTGGGCCCGTCGTTGGGCGGCGCGCTGATCGCCGGTTTCGGCTGGCGGGCGATGTTCCTGATCAACCTGCCGCTGGGCCTGCTGGCGTTGTGGCTCGTCTGGCGCTGCTTGCCGGATGGGCCACGGACGACTGCGCGCCCGGAACCTTTCGATCGCGCCGGCACGTTGCTGCTGGGCGGCGCATTGCTCTGTTACTCGCTGGCGATGACCCTCGGGCGCGGCAATTTCAGCGCGCTCAATCTGGCGTTGATGTTGGGCGCTTTGCTGGCGGGGGCGCTGTTTATCCGCGTGGAGCGCCGCGCCGCATCGCCGCTGTTGGCGCCGACGATGTTCCGCCATCCGGCCTTGACGGCGGGGCTGGCGGCCAGTGCGTTGGTGATGACGGTGATGACCGCCACGCTGGTGGTCGGACCGTTCTATCTGTCGAGGGCGCTAGGCCTAAGCGCCGCGCAGGTCGGGCTGGTGATGTCGGCGGGGCCGGCGGTGGCCATTCTGACCGGCATTCCGGCCGGCTATCTGGTGGATCGCTTCGGATCGCAACGCATCGCCCAGTTTGGGCTGGCGGCGGTGGCCGCCGGGGCGGCATTGCTCTCGTTGCTGGGCCGTTGGGGCGTGCTTGGCTATGTTGCGCCGATCGCGCTGTTGACCGCCGGCTATGCGCTGTTCCAGGTGGCCAACAACACGGCGCTGATGAAGGATCTGTTTCCTGAACGGCGCGGACTGATCGCCGGCATGGTGAACCTGGCGCGCAACCTCGGCGCGATCACCGGCGCTTCGGCGATGGGGGCGCTGTTTTATCTGGCTTCGCAACGGGTGGCGGGCGCCGCCGCCGCGGCCGCTTACGGTATGCAGGTGACCTATGGTGCGGCGGCGCTGTTGGCGTTGGCGGCGTTGCTCATCGCCCTCGGTGGCCGCCGATTGACGCTGCGTTATGACGCGCGCTGA
- a CDS encoding dihydrofolate reductase family protein, with the protein MKCSVYIATSVDGFIAGADGDIDWLLRPEYAVSLLNGLSYEAFIADVDALVMGRHTYEKVRAFPEWPYGELPVVVLSTQPPAPQEAGHVRWMNGEPAAIVAQLASQGCRHLYIDGGQTVQRFLQAGLIDELTITRVPLLLGGGIPLFGADAPEQRLRLLAVTQSDNGFVQERYAVQRAS; encoded by the coding sequence ATGAAATGTTCGGTTTACATCGCCACCAGCGTAGACGGATTCATTGCCGGTGCGGACGGCGACATCGACTGGCTGCTGCGTCCCGAATACGCAGTGTCGTTGCTCAACGGGTTGAGCTATGAGGCGTTTATCGCCGACGTCGACGCGCTGGTGATGGGACGTCATACCTATGAAAAAGTCCGCGCCTTTCCCGAATGGCCCTATGGCGAACTGCCGGTGGTGGTGCTGTCGACGCAGCCGCCCGCGCCGCAAGAGGCAGGCCACGTTCGCTGGATGAATGGCGAACCGGCGGCCATCGTCGCGCAGTTGGCTAGCCAAGGCTGCCGTCACCTGTATATCGACGGCGGCCAGACCGTGCAGCGCTTTCTGCAGGCCGGATTGATCGACGAATTGACCATCACGCGCGTGCCGCTGCTGCTGGGCGGCGGCATTCCTTTGTTCGGCGCCGATGCCCCTGAGCAGCGTCTACGCTTGCTCGCCGTTACACAATCGGACAACGGTTTCGTACAAGAGCGTTATGCCGTTCAGCGCGCGTCATAA
- a CDS encoding VOC family protein, with amino-acid sequence MFSHITVGVSDLDAAAAFYDAILLPLGLQRREVTPDGGPAARCWVMPGQTLPRFYAYQPFDRQPASAGNGSMLAFLAADEVAVKRAYAAGLLAGGSSEGEPGERAHYGKGYFGAYLRDPDGNKVHLVYRGDLA; translated from the coding sequence ATGTTCAGCCATATTACCGTCGGCGTCAGCGATCTGGACGCCGCCGCCGCGTTCTACGACGCGATTTTGTTGCCGCTGGGATTACAAAGGCGGGAAGTGACGCCGGACGGCGGCCCCGCCGCTCGCTGCTGGGTGATGCCGGGCCAGACACTGCCGCGTTTCTATGCCTACCAGCCCTTCGACCGGCAGCCCGCCAGCGCCGGCAACGGCAGCATGCTGGCCTTTCTCGCCGCCGATGAAGTGGCGGTCAAACGCGCCTACGCCGCCGGCCTGTTGGCGGGCGGCAGCAGTGAAGGCGAACCCGGCGAGCGCGCGCACTACGGCAAAGGCTATTTCGGCGCTTACCTGCGCGATCCCGACGGCAACAAGGTTCATTTGGTTTACCGGGGAGATCTCGCCTGA
- a CDS encoding ribbon-helix-helix protein, CopG family — MEKKTARLTVLIDPDKKKALEELCLQQDVTPSQVVRQLIRDYLQKHQVDYPSQPTHANPRVESN, encoded by the coding sequence ATGGAAAAGAAAACGGCGCGGCTGACGGTGCTGATTGACCCGGACAAAAAGAAAGCCCTGGAAGAACTCTGTCTGCAGCAGGACGTTACCCCTTCCCAAGTGGTGCGCCAGCTGATCCGCGATTATCTGCAAAAGCATCAGGTGGATTATCCCAGCCAGCCGACGCACGCCAATCCCCGCGTCGAGAGCAATTGA
- a CDS encoding spermidine synthase, with protein MSLVDSLLRTLDFSPRGQVIAREADAWGEIIVSDHKDYRTLRFDGICEQSKMSLSNPAQPIHNYIKAMLMAVAWQPPASALILGLGGGSLLRALHAFDPAMRLDVVELRAAVIAVARRYFTLPATDTISLRTADAMDFVRPPAEARYDLIFSDLYSAFAMDPQQGSQTFLENCAARLNDGGWLVLNYHDLPDENSLLYHSLHRVFNTVLFCVAPSGNVIIYATPARVTLPLSTLRTLAAGSGELFNCELGYLSRKIERLHFR; from the coding sequence ATGTCTCTGGTTGACAGCTTACTCAGAACCCTCGATTTCTCCCCGCGCGGTCAGGTGATCGCCCGCGAAGCCGACGCCTGGGGCGAAATCATCGTTTCCGATCACAAGGACTACCGCACGCTGCGGTTTGACGGCATCTGCGAACAAAGCAAGATGAGCCTCAGCAACCCCGCACAACCGATCCACAACTACATCAAAGCGATGCTGATGGCGGTGGCCTGGCAGCCGCCGGCATCGGCGCTGATTCTGGGCCTGGGAGGCGGCAGCCTGCTGCGTGCGCTGCATGCCTTCGATCCGGCGATGCGTCTGGACGTGGTCGAGCTGCGCGCCGCGGTGATCGCCGTCGCGCGCCGCTACTTTACGCTGCCGGCCACCGACACCATCAGCCTGCGCACCGCCGACGCCATGGACTTCGTGCGCCCGCCCGCCGAGGCACGCTACGATCTGATCTTTTCCGATCTCTATTCGGCGTTCGCCATGGATCCGCAGCAAGGCAGTCAGACATTTCTGGAGAACTGCGCCGCGCGGCTGAACGACGGGGGCTGGCTGGTGCTGAATTACCACGACCTGCCCGACGAAAACAGCCTGCTGTATCACAGCCTGCATCGGGTATTCAACACCGTGCTGTTTTGCGTCGCCCCCAGCGGCAACGTGATCATTTACGCTACGCCGGCCCGTGTGACGCTGCCGCTGAGCACGCTGCGCACGCTGGCCGCCGGCAGCGGCGAGTTGTTCAACTGCGAGCTCGGCTACCTGTCGCGCAAAATAGAGCGGCTGCATTTCCGCTGA
- the fabZ gene encoding 3-hydroxyacyl-ACP dehydratase FabZ encodes MPLNGQPLQFNDIQAILPHRYPCLLVDRVLPAGTCIAEGRLSAIKNITANEPTFWSGHAHFAGFPGVLLVEALAQSTGLLAHYYLGALNEGEHYYFAAIQRARFYRAARPGDQVLMEVAFVRRRGAIARFTGRASIDGRRICTADFMCARK; translated from the coding sequence ATGCCATTGAATGGTCAACCCCTGCAATTCAACGATATTCAGGCGATTTTGCCTCATCGCTATCCCTGTCTGTTGGTCGATCGCGTGCTGCCCGCCGGTACCTGCATCGCCGAAGGGCGGCTGAGCGCCATCAAGAACATCACCGCCAATGAGCCGACGTTCTGGAGCGGCCACGCGCATTTCGCCGGTTTTCCCGGCGTGCTGTTGGTGGAAGCGCTGGCGCAAAGCACCGGTCTGTTGGCGCATTACTATCTCGGGGCGCTCAATGAAGGGGAACATTACTACTTCGCCGCCATTCAGCGGGCGCGGTTTTATCGCGCCGCCCGTCCCGGCGACCAGGTGTTGATGGAGGTCGCTTTCGTGCGCCGGCGCGGGGCGATCGCCCGCTTCACCGGCCGCGCCAGCATCGATGGCCGGCGCATTTGCACCGCCGATTTCATGTGCGCCCGTAAATAG
- a CDS encoding TIGR00645 family protein gives MERLLENAMYASRWLLAPVYFGLSLTLVALSIKFFQEILHVLPNIFAVTEADLVLTLLSLIDMALVGGLLVMVMFSGYENFVSQLDISEGKEKLSWLGKMDATSLKNKVAASIVAISSIHLLRVFMDAKNVPDNKLLWYVIIHLTFVLSAFVMGYLDKVTRSKH, from the coding sequence ATGGAACGCTTGTTAGAAAATGCGATGTACGCCTCTCGCTGGCTGCTGGCGCCGGTGTATTTTGGCCTGTCGCTTACCCTGGTCGCTCTGTCGATCAAGTTTTTTCAGGAAATTCTCCACGTCCTGCCAAATATTTTTGCCGTTACCGAAGCCGATCTGGTGCTGACCTTGCTGTCGCTGATCGACATGGCGTTGGTCGGCGGCCTGTTGGTGATGGTGATGTTCTCCGGCTATGAAAACTTCGTCTCGCAGCTGGATATCAGCGAAGGGAAAGAGAAACTGAGCTGGCTGGGCAAAATGGACGCCACGTCGCTGAAAAACAAAGTCGCCGCGTCTATCGTCGCCATCTCCTCCATCCATTTGCTGCGGGTGTTTATGGATGCCAAGAACGTACCTGACAACAAGCTGTTGTGGTATGTGATCATCCACCTCACCTTCGTGCTCTCCGCTTTCGTGATGGGCTACCTGGACAAGGTGACCCGCTCCAAGCACTAA
- a CDS encoding CPBP family intramembrane glutamic endopeptidase translates to MTDNAFIARTRAVNGCFSMFLLMFLITFIPLFIENRAVLMQQGLLLPLLYGMEFVAIFSLYLLFFRRREGLGKGEVKRSDFALLLFALLVIQFILPRLLGVEKTEAWVTEQVALPGEILALNAGLLIFVVPIYEEIVFRGCLFNALMYWFNDRVLWTALTVSVIFAVLHTQYTDWRTLVALFLISLVLTAARVRSKGLALSIGLHMTMNGVVMAASYALS, encoded by the coding sequence ATGACTGACAACGCGTTTATCGCGAGAACACGAGCCGTCAACGGCTGTTTTTCCATGTTCCTGCTGATGTTCCTGATTACATTTATTCCGTTGTTTATTGAGAACCGCGCCGTATTGATGCAGCAAGGACTATTGCTGCCGTTGCTATATGGGATGGAATTCGTCGCTATATTTTCGCTGTACCTTCTCTTTTTCCGCCGCAGGGAAGGATTAGGCAAAGGCGAGGTTAAACGCAGCGACTTTGCGCTGCTGCTGTTCGCTCTGTTGGTGATTCAGTTCATTTTACCGCGCTTGCTGGGCGTGGAAAAAACGGAAGCTTGGGTGACGGAGCAGGTGGCGCTGCCCGGTGAGATTTTAGCGCTCAATGCCGGCTTGTTGATCTTCGTCGTCCCCATCTATGAAGAGATCGTATTTCGTGGCTGTTTGTTTAACGCGCTGATGTATTGGTTTAACGATAGGGTGCTTTGGACCGCGTTAACGGTGTCTGTCATCTTTGCCGTTTTACATACCCAGTACACCGATTGGCGCACGTTGGTTGCCCTGTTTTTAATCTCGCTGGTGTTGACGGCCGCCAGAGTGAGATCCAAGGGACTCGCTTTATCCATTGGGCTGCATATGACCATGAATGGCGTCGTGATGGCGGCCAGCTACGCGCTAAGTTGA
- a CDS encoding SelT/SelW/SelH family protein, whose product MKNAPAVTIHYCSQCNWLLRAGWMAQELLNTFGDDLASVTLMPGTGGVYQISVDGVMIWDRKIDGGFPDAAQLKQRLRDHSFPERSLGHSDGKKARH is encoded by the coding sequence ATGAAAAACGCCCCCGCCGTTACGATTCACTACTGTTCACAATGCAATTGGCTGCTGCGCGCCGGCTGGATGGCGCAAGAGCTGCTCAATACCTTCGGCGACGATCTCGCCTCCGTCACCCTGATGCCGGGCACCGGCGGGGTCTATCAAATCAGCGTCGATGGCGTGATGATTTGGGATCGCAAGATTGACGGCGGTTTCCCCGATGCGGCGCAGCTGAAACAGCGGCTGCGCGATCACAGTTTCCCCGAGCGTTCTCTCGGCCACAGCGACGGTAAAAAAGCCCGGCACTGA